One Lutra lutra chromosome 7, mLutLut1.2, whole genome shotgun sequence DNA window includes the following coding sequences:
- the MESP1 gene encoding mesoderm posterior protein 1, with protein sequence MAQSLCPPLSESWLLSPGWAPARPPPPSDRDCGCSPASSPDSWGSVLAGSPEPSLGQPGAHAAPRVRSAGRRGARGSRLGSGQRQSASEREKLRMRTLARALHELRRFLPPSVAPAGQTLTKIETLRLAIRYIGHLSAVLGLSEESLRQRRRRRRSDAATPRGCPLCPDGGPAQVQAPARAPVLGSAATWESSPACPAALAAPEPRDPPVLCDQEACPESQAMELDPLSPLFPGDVLALLETWMPLSPLEWPPA encoded by the exons ATGGCCCAGTCCCTATGCCCGCCGCTCTCCGAGTCCTGGCTCCTCTCCCCGGGATGGGCCCCCGCTCGGCCTCCGCCGCCCTCCGACAGGGACTGCGGGTGCTCCCCGGCCTCGTCCCCGGACTCCTGGGGCAGCGTCCTGGCCGGCAGCCCCGAGCCGAGCCTCGGGCAGCCCGGCGCCCACGCGGCCCCCCGAGTCCGGAGCGCGGGGAGGCGCGGCGCCCGCGGCAGCCGCCTGGGCTCGGGGCAGCGGCAGAGCGCCAGCGAGCGCGAGAAGCTGCGCATGCGCACCCTCGCCCGCGCCCTGCACGAGCTGCGCCGCTTCCTGCCGCCGTCCGTCGCGCCCGCCGGCCAGACCCTCACCAAGATCGAGACGCTGCGCCTGGCCATCCGCTACATCGGCCACCTGTCGGCCGTGCTGGGCCTCAGCGAGGAGAGCctgcggcagcggcggcggcggcggcgcagcGACGCGGCGACCCCTCGGGGCTGCCCGCTCTGCCCCGACGGCGGCCCCGCGCAGGTGCAGGCGCCGGCGCGCGCCCCAGTGCTGGGCTCCGCCGCGACGTGGGAGTCCTCGCCCGCCTGTCCCGCAGCACTAGCGGCTCCCGAGCCTCGAGACCCGCCGGTGCTCTGCGACCAGGAGGCGTGTCCGGAATCGCAGGCAATGGAGCTGGACCCCTTGTCCCCG CTCTTTCCTGGCGACGTGCTGGCCCTGCTGGAAACCTGGATGCCCCTTTCGCCGCTGGAGTGGCCGCCCGCCTGA